One region of Niallia sp. Man26 genomic DNA includes:
- a CDS encoding LacI family DNA-binding transcriptional regulator, which produces MGVTIKDIAKLANVSHTTVSRALNGSPLIKPDTRKKILELAEQLQYVPNYSAKSLVLKKSYTIGLFFTSISNGTSASFLANVIKGVNGEIDENYNLFVRGIDDFKDLAAINSQRFDGIVLMSQSDDDDAFIQHVQNQNIPIVVLNREIDDPFITNILSNDESGAMEATSYLVQQGHERIGIIEGKESFKTAVKRKNGYMQALLQSGLAINKRYMVKGSYDMESGYQAMEKLLGLNNPPSAVFCSNDDMAIGAINAVFAKGLHVPDDISIVGFDNSPFSQYVTPKLTTVQRPIEQISRKGAKKLLELINDPNETGESVFVKTELIVRDSVLNI; this is translated from the coding sequence ATGGGTGTAACGATAAAGGATATTGCTAAATTAGCAAACGTGTCACATACGACTGTTTCTAGAGCGCTAAATGGAAGCCCTCTAATAAAACCAGATACAAGAAAAAAAATCTTGGAGCTGGCAGAACAGCTTCAGTATGTGCCTAATTATAGTGCCAAAAGTCTTGTCCTGAAGAAATCCTATACGATCGGCTTGTTCTTTACGAGCATATCAAATGGGACTTCGGCAAGCTTTCTTGCCAATGTAATAAAAGGAGTAAATGGGGAGATAGATGAGAATTATAATTTGTTTGTCAGAGGAATAGATGACTTTAAAGATTTAGCGGCAATCAACAGCCAAAGGTTTGACGGTATTGTCTTGATGAGCCAAAGCGATGACGATGATGCATTCATCCAGCATGTGCAAAACCAAAATATACCGATAGTTGTTCTAAATCGGGAAATTGATGATCCTTTCATTACGAATATTCTATCCAATGATGAATCTGGTGCAATGGAGGCAACTAGTTACTTAGTACAGCAGGGGCATGAACGGATTGGGATTATTGAAGGGAAAGAAAGCTTTAAAACAGCAGTAAAAAGAAAAAATGGCTATATGCAAGCATTGCTGCAAAGCGGCTTGGCCATAAACAAACGGTATATGGTTAAAGGCAGCTATGATATGGAAAGCGGCTATCAAGCAATGGAAAAACTTTTAGGATTAAACAATCCACCAAGCGCTGTTTTTTGTTCCAATGATGATATGGCTATCGGAGCGATTAATGCAGTATTTGCAAAGGGGTTGCATGTGCCTGACGATATTTCGATTGTAGGCTTTGACAACAGCCCATTCTCCCAATATGTAACACCAAAGCTGACAACTGTTCAGAGACCGATTGAGCAGATCAGCAGAAAAGGAGCGAAAAAACTGCTTGAACTTATTAATGATCCAAATGAGACTGGTGAAAGTGTTTTCGTTAAAACAGAACTGATTGTCCGAGATTCTGTACTCAATATATAA
- a CDS encoding prolyl oligopeptidase family serine peptidase, with the protein MNKYIKSALLFTLGFILVFSYSTGASAAQKGKNNTSYRTVIEVKDWGPAVTKLIVDIGKTIPQNSVDKDTFKVHVTRSDSRLANPLLEEGYNNVTNAFVSDKNGNAAKNGKYVVIELEHGPTVTIGAAMNYDFATGLNEWVDFSYEIQQAKDIKTKGKSISGLLVTSYKGTENGLVGEFSLGKHSADGTTLTYADFAPAKDKQKNPLIIWLHGGGEGGTDATIPISGNKAVNFASDDMQSIFGGAYVLAPQAPTYWMDGQTGRADGTSKYSEALMSLIEEYVNKNRDIDKNRIYIGGASNGGYMTLLMTRDHPGYFAAAFPVCEGLNDKYVTDEDITALKETPTWFVTAKNDTTLLPELNTLPTYERLIAANAQDVHLSLYNDVHDTSGLYRNADGSAYQYDGHWSWIYVFNNDPVTAINGKNMTIMEWLSSKTLQ; encoded by the coding sequence ATGAACAAGTACATAAAATCTGCATTATTGTTTACTTTAGGCTTCATCTTAGTTTTCTCTTACAGCACTGGTGCAAGTGCTGCACAAAAAGGGAAGAATAATACTTCTTATCGCACAGTTATCGAAGTGAAGGATTGGGGTCCAGCAGTAACAAAGCTAATTGTAGATATTGGAAAAACTATTCCCCAAAACAGCGTAGATAAAGACACTTTTAAAGTACATGTCACAAGGAGTGACAGCAGGCTTGCCAATCCCCTGTTAGAGGAAGGTTATAATAATGTTACAAATGCCTTTGTTTCCGACAAAAATGGAAACGCTGCCAAAAACGGCAAATATGTAGTTATTGAACTCGAGCACGGCCCAACTGTGACAATAGGTGCGGCGATGAACTATGACTTTGCAACAGGCTTAAACGAATGGGTCGATTTTAGTTATGAAATTCAACAAGCAAAGGATATTAAAACTAAAGGTAAGTCGATTTCCGGCCTTCTTGTCACTTCATACAAGGGGACAGAAAATGGCCTGGTAGGTGAATTTTCTTTAGGAAAACATTCAGCTGATGGCACTACATTGACATATGCTGATTTCGCCCCTGCAAAGGATAAACAGAAAAACCCGTTAATTATCTGGCTGCATGGCGGCGGTGAAGGCGGGACGGATGCCACCATCCCTATTTCTGGAAACAAAGCAGTGAATTTTGCTTCTGACGACATGCAATCCATTTTTGGTGGTGCATACGTATTGGCACCTCAAGCTCCAACTTATTGGATGGATGGGCAGACAGGCAGAGCAGATGGCACTTCCAAATATTCAGAAGCATTGATGTCTCTCATTGAAGAATATGTTAACAAGAATCGTGACATTGACAAAAATCGTATTTATATCGGCGGAGCTTCAAATGGTGGCTATATGACACTGCTTATGACTCGTGATCACCCTGGCTATTTCGCAGCAGCCTTTCCTGTGTGCGAAGGTTTAAATGATAAATATGTAACAGATGAAGATATTACAGCTCTAAAAGAAACACCAACCTGGTTTGTAACAGCCAAAAATGATACAACGTTGCTTCCAGAATTAAACACATTGCCAACATACGAAAGGCTTATTGCCGCAAATGCACAAGATGTCCATTTAAGCTTATATAACGACGTCCATGACACATCCGGATTATACCGCAATGCAGATGGAAGTGCTTATCAATATGATGGTCACTGGTCTTGGATTTATGTTTTTAACAACGACCCTGTAACGGCTATTAACGGTAAAAACATGACGATTATGGAATGGCTTTCTTCCAAAACATTGCAATAA
- a CDS encoding acetamidase/formamidase family protein: MKHILTLKQENFHGSFSKDYRPVLTVESGDSIQLQTLDIEWGFSESETAEYKTFISSQQEKKPGHPMIGPIAVKNAQPGMVLEIKINEIVPGWYGRNWSGGIKNWQNLTLGIADEERIQLDWKLDSQQMTGSTNINGKTFTVALKPFMGVMGVAPMEEGVHATPPPRYCGGNIDCKELVKGSSLFLPVAVEHALFSIGDGHALQGDGEISGTAIECPMELVDITLIVRNDMKLKAPIAKTPSGWITLGFNEDLNIAAADALNEMISFMQNTYQINRTEAAALASAAVDLRITQVVNGVKGVHAVLPFGAIRS; the protein is encoded by the coding sequence TTGAAACATATATTAACTTTAAAGCAAGAAAATTTTCATGGTTCGTTCAGCAAGGACTACCGCCCTGTACTGACAGTTGAATCAGGAGACAGTATTCAATTACAAACTTTAGATATTGAGTGGGGCTTTTCTGAATCAGAAACTGCTGAATACAAAACATTCATTTCCAGTCAGCAGGAAAAAAAGCCCGGCCATCCAATGATTGGACCAATTGCTGTTAAAAATGCGCAGCCAGGTATGGTGTTGGAAATTAAAATAAATGAGATTGTCCCAGGCTGGTACGGCAGAAATTGGAGCGGCGGTATTAAAAATTGGCAGAATCTCACACTTGGGATTGCAGACGAAGAAAGGATTCAGCTTGACTGGAAGCTTGACTCACAGCAAATGACAGGCAGCACAAATATAAATGGAAAAACATTTACAGTTGCTCTTAAACCATTTATGGGAGTAATGGGAGTGGCGCCAATGGAAGAAGGCGTGCACGCAACACCTCCTCCCCGTTATTGTGGCGGAAATATCGATTGTAAGGAATTGGTGAAAGGCAGCAGCCTGTTTTTGCCTGTTGCTGTTGAGCATGCCCTTTTCTCTATAGGCGACGGACATGCGCTGCAAGGGGACGGAGAAATTTCTGGTACTGCAATTGAGTGTCCGATGGAACTTGTTGACATTACGCTTATTGTTAGGAATGATATGAAGCTGAAAGCACCCATTGCAAAAACACCCTCAGGCTGGATAACACTAGGATTTAATGAAGACTTAAATATCGCAGCAGCAGATGCCTTAAATGAAATGATTTCTTTCATGCAAAATACATACCAAATCAACAGAACAGAAGCTGCTGCCTTAGCAAGTGCCGCTGTTGATCTGCGGATTACGCAAGTTGTCAATGGCGTAAAGGGAGTGCATGCCGTATTGCCTTTCGGCGCAATAAGATCATGA
- a CDS encoding CHY zinc finger protein, with amino-acid sequence MQVHGFTIDNETRCKHYHSAIDVIAIKFYCCNTYYPCYKCHEEAADHKIQVWPKYKFAEKAILCGVCNTEHSIASYKEMSSCTVCGAKYNDRCSLHHHLYFAAE; translated from the coding sequence ATGCAAGTTCACGGATTTACGATAGATAATGAGACGAGATGCAAGCACTATCACAGTGCTATTGATGTTATCGCCATTAAATTCTATTGCTGTAATACATACTATCCTTGTTATAAATGTCATGAAGAGGCAGCAGATCACAAAATTCAAGTTTGGCCGAAATATAAATTTGCGGAGAAGGCTATTCTTTGTGGTGTGTGCAATACAGAGCATTCCATTGCTTCGTACAAGGAAATGAGCTCTTGTACTGTTTGTGGTGCGAAGTATAATGACAGATGTTCCTTACATCATCATCTATACTTTGCAGCGGAATAA